One window of the Oncorhynchus mykiss isolate Arlee chromosome 5, USDA_OmykA_1.1, whole genome shotgun sequence genome contains the following:
- the si:dkey-242g16.2 gene encoding protein phosphatase 1 regulatory subunit 3C-B gives MSCTQVLHVFVGHSIPQQSAMPVDLAMQLCQSLPLCRLQGVSPLKILRPHLHTRDYRSPRASLHTAAPHSSSSSSSSPERSETKSCVRRSSANPKKKRVVFADTKGLSLTAVRLYIPDNSFSTTQRADSSSLSNTSSPPIRPQGLWPGPAGGKQQLLRLSLAFPQPMADFKTFQARLQEVLVQLESCSVTERSLSGTVRVCNVSFEKAVYVRVTFDSWRSHQDIPCSYLQQRYGATETDVFAFDVPLPQNLDPSKRLEFCVLFRPGSGAALRWDNNGGQNYCVCVEPEGAGYSKAPVQRRNTTPHSLQRPPSWPRSGGTSLKSPLYTELSHPSEAFISQSSG, from the exons ATGAGCTGTACACA AGTGCTTCATGTGTTTGTCGGCCACTCCATACCCCAGCAGTCTGCCATGCCAGTGGACCTCGCCATGCAACTGTGCCAGAGCCTGCCCCTCTGTCGTCTACAGGGTGTGTCCCCGCTGAAGATCCTGAGACCTCACCTTCACACCAGAGACTACCGGTCTCCCAGAGCCAGCCTTCACACTGCTGCGCCGcactcctcatcctcatcctcctcctccccagagcGGTCTGAGACCAAGAGCTGTGTGCGTAGGAGCAGTGCCAACCCTAAGAAGAAGCGTGTAGTGTTTGCTGATACTAAGGGGCTGTCTCTCACTGCAGTGCGACTATATATCCCAGACAACTCCTTTTCCACGACCCAGAGGGCTgactcttcttccctctctaacacctcctcccctcctatcAGACCGCAGGGCCTGTGGCCGGGTCCTGCCGGTGGGAAGCAGCAGCTCTTGAGATTAAGTCTGGCCTTCCCCCAACCCATGGCAGACTTCAAGACCTTCCAAGCCCGCCTGCAGGAGGTCCTGGTGCAGCTGGAGAGCTGCAGTGTGACTGAGCGATCACTGAGTGGCACCGTGCGTGTCTGCAATGTCAGCTTTGAGAAGGCTGTGTACGTGCGAGTAACCTTTGACTCGTGGCGAAGCCACCAGGACATCCCCTGTTCCTACCTGCAGCAGCGCTACGGGGCCACTGAGACTGACGTGTTTGCCTTTGATGTTCCCCTCCCCCAAAACCTGGATCCAAGCAAGCGTCTGGAGTTCTGTGTGTTGTTCCGGCCAGGCAGCGGGGCCGCGCTGCGTTGGGACAACAACGGGGGACagaactactgtgtgtgtgtagagcctGAGGGGGCTGGGTATAGTAAAGCCCCGGTACAGCGCCGCAACACCACTCCCCACTCCCTCCAACGTCCCCCCTCATGGCCAAGGAGTGGGGGAACCAGCCTGAAGAGCCCCCTTTACACTGAACTCTCCCACCCCTCAGAAGCCTTCATCAGCCAGAGTTCAGGGTGA
- the prkab1a gene encoding 5'-AMP-activated protein kinase subunit beta-1a isoform X1: MGNTNTGMGTGHRRDSRAKEGDRPKILMDSPEDADMFHGEDIKASLEKEEYLAWRQDLEADKGPTLDRPTVFRWTGSGKEVFLSGSFNNWANKIPLTRSQNNFVAIVDLPEGEHQYKFYVDGTWTHDPAEPVVTNQLGTVNNVIQVKKTDFEVFDALMVDSQKCSDMSGQCQDLSSSPPGPYHQDPYTPKQEEKFKSPPILPPHLLQVILNKDTGISCDPALLPEPNHVMLNHLYALSIKDGVMVLSATHRYKKKYVTTLLYKPI; this comes from the exons ATGGGGAACACTAACACCGGTATGGGTACGGGACACAGGCGAGACAGCCGTGCCAAGGAGGGCGACAGGCCTAAAATCCTCATGGACAGTCCAGAGGATGCTGATATGTTCCATGGAGAGGACATCAAG GCTTCACTAGAGAAAGAGGAGTACCTTGCATGGCGGCAGGACCTGGAGGCTGATAAAGGGCCCACACTGGACCGCCCCACTGTGTTCCGCTGGACTGGAAGCGGAAAGGAGGTCTTTCTGTCCGGTTCCTTCAACAACTGGGCCAACAAGATTCCCCTAACCAGGAG TCAGAACAACTTTGTGGCAATTGTGGATCTGCCTGAAGGGGAGCATCAGTATAAGTTCTATGTGGACGGCACATGGACCCATGACCCAGCTGAG CCTGTTGTAACCAACCAGCTAGGGACAGTCAACAATGTCATCCAAGTGAAGAAGACTGACTTTGAGGTGTTTGATGCACTTATGGTGGACTCACAGAAATGCTCTGATATGTCAGGTCAGTGTCAAG ACCTGTCTAGCTCTCCTCCCGGACCATACCATCAGGACCCTTACACACCCAAGCAGGAAGAAAAGTTCAAGTCTCCGCCCATTCTCCCACCTCACTTGCTACAGGTCATCCTAAACAAGGACACAGGAATCTCT tgTGACCCTGCATTGCTCCCAGAACCCAATCATGTCATGCTCAATCACCTCTACGCCTTGTCCATCAAG gatggtgtgatggtgcttaGTGCGACTCATCGCTACAAGAAGAAGTATGTCACCACCCTGCTGTATAAGCCGATCTGA
- the prkab1a gene encoding 5'-AMP-activated protein kinase subunit beta-1a isoform X2, with protein MGNTNTGMGTGHRRDSRAKEGDRPKILMDSPEDADMFHGEDIKASLEKEEYLAWRQDLEADKGPTLDRPTVFRWTGSGKEVFLSGSFNNWANKIPLTRSQNNFVAIVDLPEGEHQYKFYVDGTWTHDPAEPVVTNQLGTVNNVIQVKKTDFEVFDALMVDSQKCSDMSDLSSSPPGPYHQDPYTPKQEEKFKSPPILPPHLLQVILNKDTGISCDPALLPEPNHVMLNHLYALSIKDGVMVLSATHRYKKKYVTTLLYKPI; from the exons ATGGGGAACACTAACACCGGTATGGGTACGGGACACAGGCGAGACAGCCGTGCCAAGGAGGGCGACAGGCCTAAAATCCTCATGGACAGTCCAGAGGATGCTGATATGTTCCATGGAGAGGACATCAAG GCTTCACTAGAGAAAGAGGAGTACCTTGCATGGCGGCAGGACCTGGAGGCTGATAAAGGGCCCACACTGGACCGCCCCACTGTGTTCCGCTGGACTGGAAGCGGAAAGGAGGTCTTTCTGTCCGGTTCCTTCAACAACTGGGCCAACAAGATTCCCCTAACCAGGAG TCAGAACAACTTTGTGGCAATTGTGGATCTGCCTGAAGGGGAGCATCAGTATAAGTTCTATGTGGACGGCACATGGACCCATGACCCAGCTGAG CCTGTTGTAACCAACCAGCTAGGGACAGTCAACAATGTCATCCAAGTGAAGAAGACTGACTTTGAGGTGTTTGATGCACTTATGGTGGACTCACAGAAATGCTCTGATATGTCAG ACCTGTCTAGCTCTCCTCCCGGACCATACCATCAGGACCCTTACACACCCAAGCAGGAAGAAAAGTTCAAGTCTCCGCCCATTCTCCCACCTCACTTGCTACAGGTCATCCTAAACAAGGACACAGGAATCTCT tgTGACCCTGCATTGCTCCCAGAACCCAATCATGTCATGCTCAATCACCTCTACGCCTTGTCCATCAAG gatggtgtgatggtgcttaGTGCGACTCATCGCTACAAGAAGAAGTATGTCACCACCCTGCTGTATAAGCCGATCTGA